The Meriones unguiculatus strain TT.TT164.6M chromosome 1, Bangor_MerUng_6.1, whole genome shotgun sequence genome has a segment encoding these proteins:
- the Meis3 gene encoding homeobox protein Meis3 isoform X2: protein MARRYDEVCHYPGIAEHATALASFSEAAPSAPRAPGPYGPHRPPQPPAPGLDSDSLKREKDDIYGHPLFPLLALVFEKCELATCSPRDGASAGLGAPPGGDVCSSDSFNEDIAAFAKQIRSERPLFSSDPELDNLMVQAIQVLRFHLLELEKVHDLCDNFCHRYITCLKGKMPIDLVIEDRDGGCREDLEDCAASCPSLPDQNNTWIRDHEDSGSVHLGTPGPSSGGLASQSGDNSSDQGDVLDTSVASPSSAGEDEELDLERRRNKKRGIFPKVATNIMRAWLFQHLSHPYPSEEQKKQLAQDTGLTILQVNNWFINARRRIVQPMIDQSNRTGQGASFSPEGQPMTGYTETQSQVTVRTPGSMGMNLNLEGEWHCL from the exons TACGATGAGGTGTGCCACTATCCCGGCATTGCAGAGCATGCTACAGCGCTGGCCAGCTTCTCTGAGGCAGCACCTTCAGCACCTCGAGCTCCTGGGCCCTACGGCCCACACCggcctccccaacccccagcccCGGGCTTGGACAGCGACAGCttgaagagagagaaggatgaCATCTATGG ACACCCCCTCTTCCCGCTCTTGGCCCTGGTCTTTGAGAAGTGTGAGCTGGCCACATGCTCGCCCCGAGATGGGGCCTCGGCTGGGCTGGGCGCACCCCCAGGCGGTGACGTCTGCTCCTCCGATTCCTTCAATGAGGACATTGCTGCCTTTGCTAAGCAG atCCGCTCTGAGAGGCCTCTGTTCTCTTCCGACCCGGAGCTGGACAACCTG ATGGTCCAGGCCATCCAGGTCCTCCGGTTCCACCTACTGGAGCTGGAGAAG GTCCACGACCTGTGCGACAACTTCTGTCACCGCTACATCACCTGCCTCAAGGGGAAGATGCCCATAGACCTGGTGATCGAGGATCGGGACGGTGGTTGCAGGGAGGACCTTGAGGACTGCGCAGCCTCCTGTCCCAGCCTCCCAGACCAG AACAACACATGGATCAGAGACCATGAGGACAGTGGGTCTGTACACTTGGGGACCCCAGGTCCATCCAGTGGAGGCCTGGCCTCCCAGAGTGGGGACAACTCAAGTGATCAAG GAGATGTGCTGGACACAAGCGTGGCCTCCCCAAGTTCTGCAGGAGAGGATGAGGAGCTAGACCTGGAGCGCCGGAGAAACAAGAAGAGGGGGATCTTCCCCAAAGTGGCGACCAACATCATGAGGGCCTGGTTGTTCCAGCATCTCTCG CACCCCTACCCCTCAGAAGAGCAAAAGAAACAGCTGGCGCAGGACACGGGGCTCACCATCCTGCAGGTGAACAACTG GTTTATTAATGCCCGGAGAAGGATCGTGCAGCCCATGATCGACCAGTCCAATCGCACAG GGCAGGGTGCATCTTTCAGCCCTGAGGGCCAGCCCAtgacaggctacacagagactcaGTCACAAGTGACAGTCAGGACACCAG GGTCAATGGGGATGAACCTGAACTTGGAAGGAGAGTGGCATTGCCTGTAG
- the Meis3 gene encoding homeobox protein Meis3 isoform X3 — MARRYDEVCHYPGIAEHATALASFSEAAPSAPRAPGPYGPHRPPQPPAPGLDSDSLKREKDDIYGHPLFPLLALVFEKCELATCSPRDGASAGLGAPPGGDVCSSDSFNEDIAAFAKQIRSERPLFSSDPELDNLMVQAIQVLRFHLLELEKGKMPIDLVIEDRDGGCREDLEDCAASCPSLPDQNNTWIRDHEDSGSVHLGTPGPSSGGLASQSGDNSSDQGDVLDTSVASPSSAGEDEELDLERRRNKKRGIFPKVATNIMRAWLFQHLSHPYPSEEQKKQLAQDTGLTILQVNNWFINARRRIVQPMIDQSNRTGQGASFSPEGQPMTGYTETQSQVTVRTPGSMGMNLNLEGEWHCL; from the exons TACGATGAGGTGTGCCACTATCCCGGCATTGCAGAGCATGCTACAGCGCTGGCCAGCTTCTCTGAGGCAGCACCTTCAGCACCTCGAGCTCCTGGGCCCTACGGCCCACACCggcctccccaacccccagcccCGGGCTTGGACAGCGACAGCttgaagagagagaaggatgaCATCTATGG ACACCCCCTCTTCCCGCTCTTGGCCCTGGTCTTTGAGAAGTGTGAGCTGGCCACATGCTCGCCCCGAGATGGGGCCTCGGCTGGGCTGGGCGCACCCCCAGGCGGTGACGTCTGCTCCTCCGATTCCTTCAATGAGGACATTGCTGCCTTTGCTAAGCAG atCCGCTCTGAGAGGCCTCTGTTCTCTTCCGACCCGGAGCTGGACAACCTG ATGGTCCAGGCCATCCAGGTCCTCCGGTTCCACCTACTGGAGCTGGAGAAG GGGAAGATGCCCATAGACCTGGTGATCGAGGATCGGGACGGTGGTTGCAGGGAGGACCTTGAGGACTGCGCAGCCTCCTGTCCCAGCCTCCCAGACCAG AACAACACATGGATCAGAGACCATGAGGACAGTGGGTCTGTACACTTGGGGACCCCAGGTCCATCCAGTGGAGGCCTGGCCTCCCAGAGTGGGGACAACTCAAGTGATCAAG GAGATGTGCTGGACACAAGCGTGGCCTCCCCAAGTTCTGCAGGAGAGGATGAGGAGCTAGACCTGGAGCGCCGGAGAAACAAGAAGAGGGGGATCTTCCCCAAAGTGGCGACCAACATCATGAGGGCCTGGTTGTTCCAGCATCTCTCG CACCCCTACCCCTCAGAAGAGCAAAAGAAACAGCTGGCGCAGGACACGGGGCTCACCATCCTGCAGGTGAACAACTG GTTTATTAATGCCCGGAGAAGGATCGTGCAGCCCATGATCGACCAGTCCAATCGCACAG GGCAGGGTGCATCTTTCAGCCCTGAGGGCCAGCCCAtgacaggctacacagagactcaGTCACAAGTGACAGTCAGGACACCAG GGTCAATGGGGATGAACCTGAACTTGGAAGGAGAGTGGCATTGCCTGTAG
- the Meis3 gene encoding homeobox protein Meis3 isoform X1 produces the protein MARRYDEVCHYPGIAEHATALASFSEAAPSAPRAPGPYGPHRPPQPPAPGLDSDSLKREKDDIYGHPLFPLLALVFEKCELATCSPRDGASAGLGAPPGGDVCSSDSFNEDIAAFAKQIRSERPLFSSDPELDNLMVQAIQVLRFHLLELEKVRVSHWHLPHPSSLHPLSPLLPTGEETECPLTLFTPALAPPGGPPSTLLPSQVHDLCDNFCHRYITCLKGKMPIDLVIEDRDGGCREDLEDCAASCPSLPDQNNTWIRDHEDSGSVHLGTPGPSSGGLASQSGDNSSDQGDVLDTSVASPSSAGEDEELDLERRRNKKRGIFPKVATNIMRAWLFQHLSHPYPSEEQKKQLAQDTGLTILQVNNWFINARRRIVQPMIDQSNRTGQGASFSPEGQPMTGYTETQSQVTVRTPGSMGMNLNLEGEWHCL, from the exons TACGATGAGGTGTGCCACTATCCCGGCATTGCAGAGCATGCTACAGCGCTGGCCAGCTTCTCTGAGGCAGCACCTTCAGCACCTCGAGCTCCTGGGCCCTACGGCCCACACCggcctccccaacccccagcccCGGGCTTGGACAGCGACAGCttgaagagagagaaggatgaCATCTATGG ACACCCCCTCTTCCCGCTCTTGGCCCTGGTCTTTGAGAAGTGTGAGCTGGCCACATGCTCGCCCCGAGATGGGGCCTCGGCTGGGCTGGGCGCACCCCCAGGCGGTGACGTCTGCTCCTCCGATTCCTTCAATGAGGACATTGCTGCCTTTGCTAAGCAG atCCGCTCTGAGAGGCCTCTGTTCTCTTCCGACCCGGAGCTGGACAACCTG ATGGTCCAGGCCATCCAGGTCCTCCGGTTCCACCTACTGGAGCTGGAGAAGGTGAGGGTGTCTCACTGGCACCtgccccacccctcctccctccaccccctctcccccctaCTCCCCActggagaggaaacagaatgCCCCCTCACCCTGTTCACCCCAGCCCTGGCTCCCCCGGGTGGCCCCCCCAGTACCCTGCTGCCCTCCCAGGTCCACGACCTGTGCGACAACTTCTGTCACCGCTACATCACCTGCCTCAAGGGGAAGATGCCCATAGACCTGGTGATCGAGGATCGGGACGGTGGTTGCAGGGAGGACCTTGAGGACTGCGCAGCCTCCTGTCCCAGCCTCCCAGACCAG AACAACACATGGATCAGAGACCATGAGGACAGTGGGTCTGTACACTTGGGGACCCCAGGTCCATCCAGTGGAGGCCTGGCCTCCCAGAGTGGGGACAACTCAAGTGATCAAG GAGATGTGCTGGACACAAGCGTGGCCTCCCCAAGTTCTGCAGGAGAGGATGAGGAGCTAGACCTGGAGCGCCGGAGAAACAAGAAGAGGGGGATCTTCCCCAAAGTGGCGACCAACATCATGAGGGCCTGGTTGTTCCAGCATCTCTCG CACCCCTACCCCTCAGAAGAGCAAAAGAAACAGCTGGCGCAGGACACGGGGCTCACCATCCTGCAGGTGAACAACTG GTTTATTAATGCCCGGAGAAGGATCGTGCAGCCCATGATCGACCAGTCCAATCGCACAG GGCAGGGTGCATCTTTCAGCCCTGAGGGCCAGCCCAtgacaggctacacagagactcaGTCACAAGTGACAGTCAGGACACCAG GGTCAATGGGGATGAACCTGAACTTGGAAGGAGAGTGGCATTGCCTGTAG